A window from Marinagarivorans cellulosilyticus encodes these proteins:
- a CDS encoding FecCD family ABC transporter permease: protein MLSPVSVRRYWPLLLASCLLLLAVLVLLALAIGAVPIAPYKLLLWLQGEADLQTKLIVESLRLPRALLAICLGALLAVCGAAAQGLFRNPLADPSLIGVSGGASAGASIVIVLLNFSQWGWLGLSLVSLGAFTGAVLVVLCVYRLATNAMGTSVATMLLAGVAFSYLAGGLANGLEFVADNHKLRQISLWQMGGLESADAIQVVLAFSVFCVVFYILYRLRSALNALLLGESEARHLGVDVARVKRRVIVCIAAGVGVSVALAGVISFIGLIVPHIVRMVLGPNHRYLLPVSACVGAMLLVVADLCARTFIAPTELPIGLLTTALGAPVFIMLLRSRFRYGEAV from the coding sequence ATGTTAAGCCCTGTCTCCGTGCGTCGGTATTGGCCGCTTTTGCTGGCTAGCTGTTTGCTGCTGTTGGCTGTGCTTGTGCTACTGGCGTTAGCTATTGGTGCGGTACCCATTGCGCCCTACAAATTATTGTTGTGGCTGCAAGGCGAGGCCGACCTGCAAACAAAACTCATTGTTGAATCGTTGCGATTACCGCGTGCTTTATTGGCTATTTGCCTTGGTGCTTTGTTGGCGGTGTGCGGCGCTGCGGCGCAAGGTTTATTTCGAAACCCACTGGCAGACCCTTCTTTAATCGGTGTTAGCGGCGGCGCCTCTGCCGGTGCCAGCATTGTTATTGTACTGCTTAATTTTTCGCAGTGGGGTTGGCTGGGGTTGTCGCTAGTTTCGCTTGGTGCTTTTACCGGTGCGGTGCTGGTTGTTTTGTGTGTGTACCGTTTAGCCACAAATGCTATGGGGACGTCGGTGGCTACAATGCTGTTAGCTGGGGTGGCTTTTTCTTACCTTGCTGGCGGGCTTGCTAACGGCTTGGAATTTGTTGCGGATAACCACAAGCTTCGCCAAATTAGTTTATGGCAAATGGGTGGCTTAGAAAGCGCTGATGCAATCCAGGTTGTTTTGGCCTTCAGTGTTTTTTGTGTTGTTTTTTATATTTTGTACCGATTGCGCAGCGCATTAAATGCATTGTTGCTGGGTGAGTCGGAAGCGCGCCACTTGGGTGTAGATGTGGCACGGGTTAAGCGCCGAGTTATTGTATGCATCGCTGCGGGTGTTGGTGTTTCGGTAGCGCTTGCGGGTGTTATTTCTTTTATTGGCTTAATCGTGCCGCACATTGTACGAATGGTATTAGGGCCGAATCATCGCTATTTATTACCCGTGAGCGCTTGCGTGGGAGCGATGTTGTTGGTTGTGGCTGATTTGTGCGCTCGTACGTTTATTGCGCCTACCGAATTGCCGATTGGGTTATTAACGACGGCTTTGGGGGCTCCCGTTTTTATTATGTTGCTTCGCAGCCGCTTTCGTTATGGGGAGGCGGTGTAA
- a CDS encoding cobalamin-binding protein, translating into MLLAIPKITRLRTMVRVFFVLCALFVGDSMADEKLPVQAFSGVSGGVSVNDYRGREVRLAAPAQRVVALAPHIVENIFSAGGGEALVGVVDYCDFPAAAKDIKNVGRISSASLEAIAAVNPDLVVVWESAGAAKILSKLESLGLPVYVSDPKNLEDVARSIRDFGVLLGSSGVAEKAAIAHEVALQQLRKQYSQRKAVSVLYQVWYEPLQTLNDEHIISDVIRLCGGNNAFGDAVTLAPKISLEAVLSRDPDVIIASGMGEARPDWLDNWSAWPSLSAVKSGNLFFIPPDIIQRHTRRILDGAAMMCEQLELARQKAEP; encoded by the coding sequence ATGTTGTTGGCGATACCAAAAATAACGCGGCTGCGAACAATGGTGCGCGTGTTTTTTGTACTGTGTGCACTGTTTGTTGGCGACTCTATGGCCGATGAAAAACTTCCGGTGCAAGCCTTTAGTGGTGTGAGCGGCGGGGTGTCCGTTAACGATTATCGTGGCCGAGAGGTTCGTTTGGCTGCGCCAGCGCAGCGTGTTGTGGCTTTGGCGCCACATATTGTGGAAAATATTTTTTCCGCTGGCGGCGGTGAAGCTTTGGTGGGGGTGGTGGATTATTGTGATTTTCCTGCGGCCGCAAAAGACATTAAAAATGTTGGCAGAATAAGCTCTGCTAGTTTAGAGGCAATAGCGGCGGTTAACCCTGATTTAGTCGTCGTGTGGGAGTCGGCAGGAGCAGCAAAAATACTGAGTAAGTTGGAATCTCTTGGTTTGCCTGTTTATGTTAGCGACCCCAAAAACCTAGAGGATGTGGCGCGCTCTATTCGTGATTTTGGCGTTTTATTGGGTAGCTCTGGGGTCGCGGAAAAAGCGGCTATCGCTCACGAGGTTGCGTTGCAGCAGCTGCGCAAACAATACTCACAGCGCAAAGCTGTAAGCGTGTTGTACCAAGTGTGGTACGAGCCGCTACAGACATTAAACGATGAGCACATTATTAGCGATGTTATTCGCTTGTGCGGCGGGAATAACGCGTTTGGAGATGCGGTTACCCTAGCGCCCAAAATCAGCTTAGAGGCTGTTTTATCTCGGGACCCTGATGTAATTATTGCTAGCGGGATGGGGGAGGCTAGGCCCGACTGGCTAGACAACTGGAGCGCATGGCCTAGTTTGTCTGCGGTCAAAAGTGGCAATTTATTTTTTATACCGCCGGATATTATCCAGCGCCATACTCGCCGGATTTTAGATGGAGCTGCCATGATGTGCGAACAGTTGGAACTGGCCCGGCAAAAAGCCGAACCCTAG
- the ybeY gene encoding rRNA maturation RNase YbeY: MTTETSPSTGPYVDVQVACTNHGLPSEQQITAWVAAALTEGKQNSELSVRIVTTDESQTLNAQYRSKDKPTNVLSFPSDLPDYIDEPLLGDLVICADIVQQEAEAQNKACEAHWAHMLIHGTLHLQGYDHIEDDEAEEMEALETHILAGLGYPNPYENAGA; encoded by the coding sequence ATGACAACTGAAACTAGCCCTTCAACTGGGCCCTATGTCGACGTGCAAGTTGCCTGTACAAACCACGGACTACCCAGCGAGCAACAAATTACCGCATGGGTAGCCGCGGCTTTAACAGAAGGTAAACAAAACAGCGAATTGAGTGTGCGCATCGTGACAACCGACGAAAGCCAGACACTTAACGCGCAATACCGCAGCAAAGACAAACCCACTAATGTGTTGTCTTTCCCTAGCGACCTGCCCGATTACATTGACGAGCCGTTATTGGGCGACTTGGTCATCTGCGCCGACATCGTGCAGCAAGAGGCCGAAGCCCAAAATAAAGCCTGTGAAGCCCACTGGGCGCACATGCTGATCCACGGCACCTTGCATTTACAAGGGTATGACCATATAGAGGACGACGAAGCGGAAGAAATGGAAGCACTGGAAACGCACATTTTAGCCGGCTTGGGGTATCCTAACCCCTACGAGAATGCTGGGGCTTAA
- a CDS encoding heme ABC transporter ATP-binding protein produces MLKVNNVAFNHKGASILDGITFALSAGEILAVVGPNGAGKTSVVKALLGDIPVSGDIVFDGVKLRQLSQGQQAKHIAVLPQQSLLNFPYTVDEVVMLGRTPHSSGLKVDASIVREAMAAMDIGYLAGRVYTELSGGEKQRTQLARVMAQIWRTEDASPRLLILDEPTSSLDLGHKQQLMAQVKAFASQGVAVLLVEHDLNVVANYADAILALQCGRIKCYGAIAECLNERLVSQLFDADVSVVNQGGCITVLNRPVSGHA; encoded by the coding sequence ATGCTTAAGGTCAATAATGTAGCCTTTAACCATAAAGGGGCGTCAATATTAGACGGCATTACGTTTGCCTTAAGCGCTGGCGAAATATTAGCGGTTGTAGGCCCTAATGGTGCAGGTAAAACCAGTGTTGTCAAAGCGTTGCTTGGCGATATTCCGGTTAGTGGTGATATTGTTTTTGATGGCGTGAAATTAAGGCAGCTGTCTCAGGGGCAGCAGGCGAAACATATTGCGGTGCTGCCGCAGCAAAGCCTTTTGAATTTCCCGTATACCGTGGACGAAGTGGTTATGTTGGGCCGAACACCGCATAGCTCTGGTTTAAAAGTTGACGCCAGCATTGTGCGTGAAGCTATGGCGGCAATGGATATTGGTTATTTAGCCGGGCGCGTTTATACAGAGTTATCCGGTGGTGAAAAGCAAAGGACTCAGCTAGCGCGAGTTATGGCGCAAATATGGCGCACTGAAGATGCTAGCCCGCGCCTGTTAATTCTAGACGAGCCTACCAGCTCTTTGGATTTAGGTCATAAGCAACAGTTAATGGCGCAGGTTAAAGCCTTTGCAAGCCAAGGTGTTGCAGTGTTGCTGGTGGAGCACGATTTAAATGTTGTCGCTAATTATGCCGATGCCATATTGGCGCTGCAGTGTGGTCGTATTAAATGTTATGGGGCGATTGCTGAGTGTTTAAATGAACGCTTGGTGAGCCAGCTATTTGATGCCGATGTTTCTGTGGTGAATCAAGGCGGCTGTATTACGGTATTGAATCGGCCTGTTTCGGGCCATGCCTAA
- a CDS encoding HAMP domain-containing protein has product MKIFSGISVRWKIYFIAIVSIIGFGGYLAFNVWINTQNTALLTSVRDTYFPILEKSTSNGVRLERMSELFNTAVLTGELEYLKSAEATADTMREDFETILALEPTKKKSITDIQENFENYFNAAKAIAEEMATGEADFSTIGARVKNKEAYLELLVTQLETFRAYSHSNFSGNIDNANHNSELMLTSGFVIWVSSILVLTLTVYTIARLILGSIVSVSKSLHHIAQSGDIAQNIPVTSRDEIGRLTQSFNELMDKLRERTNDLMSMMHNMHQGLFTITEHETIHKEYSSYIEQIFSTTEVADQPYSTLLFSKANIGSDQMDQIKTAVSSLLGADEMMFAFNQHLLINEYVIKKEDAPAQIIELDWDPIITDGYISKIMVTVRDVTELRAMQAEAEEQKKELEIVGQIIRLVPAKFTGFISNARSLLDKNKSIIAATNEKNAGVIANLFVNMHTIKGNARTYQFSAITDVVHEAETTYDQLRKDPAQAWDPKRLLEELETVRQAIELYDRVRSEKLAASNANEIPEDSVILSQQDYQTLLKQSGNNDVSAVTRLLRRLDTLTLQEALGDLLGSLPSVAAQLDKPAPKLDLQLRGLLLHKGYNELINNVFTHLLRNAIDHGIESAEERLAQQKPAAGTIHLHADVQAHSNTLLLWDDGRGLNLKRLKEKAIKAGHLNPDAIRSASSIADCLFMSGVSTAEQVTAISGRGVGMDAVKTYLQNAGCDIEIILDESALSTDDFAAFKLKVTLANQLCEIDADKVA; this is encoded by the coding sequence GTGAAGATATTTAGCGGCATCTCGGTTAGGTGGAAGATTTATTTTATTGCCATTGTCAGCATTATTGGCTTTGGTGGTTACTTGGCATTTAATGTTTGGATCAATACTCAAAACACCGCTTTACTGACCAGCGTTAGGGATACCTACTTCCCTATTCTAGAAAAATCCACCTCTAACGGGGTTCGCTTAGAGCGAATGTCCGAGCTATTTAATACCGCTGTGCTCACCGGCGAGCTGGAGTATTTAAAATCAGCCGAAGCCACAGCCGACACCATGCGCGAAGACTTCGAAACAATACTGGCATTAGAGCCCACCAAGAAAAAAAGCATCACCGACATCCAAGAAAATTTCGAAAACTACTTTAATGCAGCAAAAGCAATTGCCGAAGAAATGGCAACGGGCGAAGCCGACTTTAGCACCATCGGGGCCCGTGTTAAAAACAAAGAAGCCTACCTAGAGTTGCTAGTAACCCAGCTAGAAACTTTTCGAGCATACTCTCACAGCAACTTTTCGGGCAACATTGATAATGCCAACCACAACTCAGAGCTGATGCTCACCTCGGGCTTTGTCATTTGGGTATCCAGTATCTTGGTGCTTACACTTACGGTTTACACTATCGCACGTCTCATTCTAGGCAGTATTGTCAGCGTTTCTAAATCGTTACACCACATTGCCCAAAGTGGCGATATTGCACAAAACATCCCAGTCACCTCACGCGATGAAATTGGCAGGCTTACCCAAAGCTTTAACGAGTTAATGGATAAATTGCGCGAGCGCACCAACGATTTAATGAGCATGATGCACAACATGCACCAAGGCTTATTTACCATTACCGAACACGAAACCATTCACAAAGAATACTCCAGTTATATCGAACAAATATTCTCCACTACCGAAGTCGCGGATCAGCCCTACAGCACACTGCTGTTTAGCAAAGCCAATATTGGTAGTGATCAAATGGATCAAATAAAAACAGCCGTATCTAGCTTGCTAGGCGCCGACGAGATGATGTTTGCATTCAATCAGCACTTACTGATCAATGAGTATGTTATTAAAAAAGAGGATGCACCTGCACAAATTATTGAACTCGATTGGGATCCAATTATTACCGACGGCTATATCAGTAAAATTATGGTTACCGTACGCGATGTTACTGAACTAAGAGCCATGCAGGCCGAAGCCGAAGAGCAGAAAAAAGAGCTGGAAATTGTCGGCCAAATAATCCGCCTTGTACCGGCGAAATTTACGGGTTTTATCAGTAACGCCCGATCCCTACTCGACAAAAACAAAAGCATTATTGCTGCCACCAACGAAAAAAATGCCGGCGTTATTGCCAACTTATTTGTCAACATGCATACAATCAAAGGCAATGCCCGAACCTACCAATTTAGCGCTATTACCGATGTCGTACACGAGGCCGAAACCACATACGATCAATTGCGAAAAGACCCCGCTCAAGCATGGGACCCAAAACGTCTATTAGAAGAGCTAGAAACCGTACGTCAAGCTATCGAGCTTTATGATCGCGTGCGCAGCGAAAAACTAGCCGCCAGTAATGCCAATGAAATACCCGAAGACAGCGTAATACTTAGCCAACAAGATTACCAAACACTACTCAAGCAATCCGGCAACAATGATGTGTCTGCCGTCACCCGACTACTGCGACGGCTAGATACCCTAACCCTGCAAGAAGCACTCGGAGATTTACTAGGTTCTTTGCCTTCGGTGGCTGCACAACTAGACAAACCCGCCCCCAAACTTGACTTGCAATTGCGCGGCCTGTTGCTACATAAAGGCTACAACGAATTAATAAATAATGTGTTTACCCACCTGCTGCGCAATGCCATAGATCACGGCATAGAATCGGCCGAAGAACGCCTCGCGCAACAAAAACCAGCTGCCGGCACTATTCATTTGCACGCAGATGTACAAGCACACAGCAATACATTATTACTATGGGATGATGGCCGAGGCCTTAATTTAAAACGACTAAAAGAGAAAGCCATCAAGGCTGGGCACCTAAACCCAGACGCTATCAGATCTGCCTCCTCAATTGCCGATTGTTTATTTATGTCTGGCGTATCAACTGCCGAGCAGGTCACTGCGATATCTGGTCGCGGAGTGGGCATGGACGCGGTAAAAACGTACCTGCAAAACGCAGGCTGTGATATCGAAATCATACTTGACGAAAGCGCACTATCAACCGACGACTTTGCCGCATTTAAATTAAAAGTTACCCTTGCCAACCAACTGTGTGAAATAGATGCTGATAAGGTCGCATAA
- a CDS encoding 3-deoxy-7-phosphoheptulonate synthase → MTNSNIDDLNLVSQEILISPDELKAELPLSESAESVVTKGRATVRNILDRQDNRLMVVVGPCSIHDTKAAMDYAHRLKVLADKVSDTLFIIMRVYFEKPRTTTGWKGLINDPYINDSFKIEEGLHVGRKLLLDIAELGLPTATEALDPISPQYLQDLISWSAIGARTTESQTHREMASGLSSPVGFKNGTDGGLTVAINALQSVSSPHRFLGINGNGQVSIIHTRGNPYGHVVLRGGNGKPNYDSVSVALCEKALAEAKVPTNIMVDCSHANSNKNHELQTLVMENVTHQILEGNTSIMGIMVESHINAGNQKIPANLEELEYGVSITDACIDWETTEDVLLSMHNQLKDALAKRG, encoded by the coding sequence ATGACGAACTCAAATATTGATGACCTTAACTTGGTTTCTCAGGAGATATTAATATCGCCTGATGAACTAAAAGCAGAACTTCCCCTATCAGAAAGCGCAGAAAGCGTTGTCACCAAGGGGCGCGCTACTGTACGCAATATCCTTGACCGCCAAGATAATCGCCTCATGGTCGTTGTTGGCCCCTGCTCTATTCACGACACTAAAGCGGCCATGGATTATGCACACCGCCTAAAAGTCTTAGCCGATAAGGTTTCTGATACGCTTTTCATCATTATGCGCGTGTATTTCGAAAAGCCTCGCACTACAACCGGCTGGAAAGGTCTTATCAACGACCCATACATCAACGATTCATTCAAAATCGAGGAAGGTCTTCATGTCGGCCGTAAACTACTCCTCGATATTGCCGAGCTAGGCCTGCCTACCGCGACTGAAGCCCTAGACCCGATATCCCCCCAATACCTTCAAGATTTAATTTCTTGGTCTGCTATTGGTGCTCGAACGACCGAGTCGCAAACTCACCGTGAAATGGCAAGCGGGCTATCTTCACCGGTTGGCTTCAAAAACGGTACCGATGGCGGCCTGACGGTGGCCATCAATGCGCTTCAGTCTGTTAGCAGCCCCCATAGGTTTTTGGGCATTAATGGCAACGGCCAAGTCTCTATCATTCACACTCGCGGCAACCCTTACGGGCATGTTGTACTTCGCGGCGGCAATGGCAAACCCAACTACGACTCAGTGAGTGTTGCTTTGTGCGAAAAAGCACTGGCAGAAGCGAAAGTACCCACCAACATTATGGTGGACTGCAGCCACGCGAATTCAAATAAGAATCACGAGCTGCAAACTCTCGTTATGGAAAATGTGACCCATCAGATACTCGAAGGAAACACGTCGATCATGGGCATTATGGTTGAAAGCCACATTAACGCTGGCAACCAGAAAATCCCAGCTAATTTAGAAGAGCTAGAGTACGGCGTATCCATTACTGATGCCTGTATCGACTGGGAAACCACTGAAGATGTGCTTTTGTCCATGCACAATCAACTCAAAGACGCGCTCGCTAAGCGCGGCTAA
- the cobU gene encoding bifunctional adenosylcobinamide kinase/adenosylcobinamide-phosphate guanylyltransferase has protein sequence MKSLVLGGARSGKSRLAEQRVLAYEGERPIYIATAWGGNGMDGDAEMQQRIKKHQQERSSRFSVVEEQLHLAETLTKYDGIGVVFLVDCLTLWLNNCLHHKVWQQEKSALLELLPQLKGHIVFVSNEVGSGIVPMGELNRQFADEAGWLNQALAKLCDQVDLVVAGCVLNLKKGVL, from the coding sequence ATGAAATCACTTGTGCTTGGTGGTGCGCGAAGCGGGAAAAGTCGTTTAGCTGAACAGCGTGTATTAGCTTATGAAGGGGAGCGGCCTATTTATATTGCTACTGCGTGGGGCGGAAATGGCATGGATGGCGATGCAGAAATGCAACAGCGCATAAAAAAACACCAGCAAGAGCGCTCTTCGCGTTTTAGTGTGGTGGAAGAGCAACTGCATTTGGCCGAAACCTTGACGAAGTACGATGGTATTGGCGTGGTGTTTTTAGTTGATTGTTTAACTTTATGGTTGAATAACTGCTTGCATCACAAAGTGTGGCAGCAAGAAAAAAGCGCATTATTAGAATTGCTGCCGCAATTAAAGGGGCACATCGTTTTTGTGAGTAACGAAGTGGGCTCTGGTATTGTTCCGATGGGGGAGCTAAACCGGCAATTTGCGGATGAGGCAGGCTGGTTAAATCAGGCCTTGGCAAAACTGTGTGATCAGGTGGATTTGGTTGTCGCCGGTTGTGTATTGAACTTAAAAAAAGGTGTTTTGTAA
- a CDS encoding HlyC/CorC family transporter yields MSEEPPSSQPAIKERTQERSWIDKLIHSFSNNEPQSREELLTIIKDAASNKLLDDEALEIIEGALSVSNLQVREIMIPRSQMVVIKHDETPEEFLPKIIESCHSRFPVIGESIDDIRGILLAKDLLSLLLNRDQPFALEDMLRPANIIPESKRLNVLLKEFREKRYHMAIIIDEYGGISGLVTIEDILEEIVGEIEDETDDDDDDFIRRVSDEDYIVKALTPIDDFNDHFDCDFDDADFDTIGGIVTQAFGHMPARNEVVELKGFRFRILYADNRQIHLIRLTRL; encoded by the coding sequence ATGTCTGAAGAACCGCCGAGTAGCCAACCTGCGATCAAAGAACGTACACAAGAACGATCTTGGATCGACAAGTTGATACATAGCTTCTCCAACAACGAGCCACAGTCTCGTGAAGAACTGCTCACCATTATCAAAGACGCCGCCAGCAATAAATTGTTGGACGATGAGGCGCTTGAGATTATTGAAGGGGCACTGAGCGTTAGCAACTTGCAAGTGCGGGAAATAATGATCCCGCGCTCGCAAATGGTCGTTATAAAACACGACGAAACACCCGAAGAGTTCTTACCTAAAATTATTGAGTCCTGCCACTCTCGCTTCCCCGTGATTGGAGAAAGCATCGATGATATTCGCGGCATTCTGCTCGCCAAAGACTTGCTTTCACTGCTGTTAAATCGCGACCAGCCCTTTGCACTTGAAGATATGCTCAGGCCGGCCAATATCATCCCTGAAAGCAAGCGCCTTAATGTATTGCTCAAAGAGTTTCGAGAAAAGCGCTATCACATGGCCATCATTATTGATGAATATGGTGGTATCTCAGGGCTGGTAACGATCGAAGATATTCTCGAAGAAATTGTCGGCGAAATCGAAGACGAAACTGACGATGACGATGACGACTTTATTCGACGAGTGTCTGATGAAGACTATATCGTCAAAGCCTTAACCCCAATCGATGACTTTAATGACCACTTTGATTGCGACTTTGATGATGCCGATTTCGACACCATCGGCGGCATTGTGACGCAAGCGTTTGGCCATATGCCTGCGCGCAATGAAGTTGTCGAGCTTAAAGGCTTTCGCTTTCGCATTCTGTACGCCGATAACCGCCAAATTCACTTAATTCGCCTGACCAGACTCTAA
- the lnt gene encoding apolipoprotein N-acyltransferase, which produces MDLLFARWRPWICLIAATLGGALVPLSMAPYSLWPAGIIGLFFIAIALRNSTPKRALFLAFAAGLALFGVGVSWVHVAIAQFGNSSQSIALTLTALFITGLAAVFAAPFYLYGRYLSRSLFGQTLGFAALWVAGEWLRSWLFTGFPWLYVGYGQINTPLSNFAPIFGIFGVSLATCLIAASILWLREHYRTHTSHGAPALALGGIILLYGAGLALAQVSWTQAKPHKISIGLMQPNIPQEHKWEPSYYSQTLDTFSELSEPLWELDWVIWPEAAIPYPYHQAAPLLDQIDQYSKTLGTVFITGIIYDDYEAYKYYNAIIARGAGSGEYFKQRLVPFGEYVPFEEQLRGIIAFFNLPTSIIHIGPFNKAGLNANGVLIAAAICYEIVYPDLIAEISRDKDVILTISNDAWFGYSNGPLQHFEMARMRAIETGRYVIRATNNGVSGFISPKGDVIKHGGRFTREAIVGEVQRMKGTTPFMVWQSWPMALTCFFIIFCCVVHQRYNKFDE; this is translated from the coding sequence ATGGATTTGCTCTTCGCGCGATGGAGGCCTTGGATATGCCTAATCGCCGCCACCTTAGGCGGCGCATTAGTGCCCTTATCTATGGCGCCTTACAGCCTTTGGCCGGCCGGTATAATCGGCTTATTTTTTATCGCCATCGCTTTGCGCAACAGCACACCAAAGCGCGCACTTTTCTTAGCATTTGCTGCGGGCCTGGCGCTTTTTGGTGTTGGAGTATCCTGGGTTCACGTGGCTATTGCGCAATTCGGCAATAGCTCGCAATCCATTGCACTCACCTTAACAGCATTATTCATAACCGGTTTGGCAGCCGTTTTCGCAGCGCCGTTTTACCTTTATGGCCGCTATTTAAGCCGAAGCTTATTTGGCCAAACTCTTGGCTTTGCCGCCTTATGGGTCGCTGGTGAATGGCTGCGCAGTTGGTTATTCACGGGGTTCCCGTGGCTTTATGTCGGCTATGGCCAAATCAATACACCGCTAAGCAATTTCGCCCCAATATTCGGCATATTTGGCGTATCGCTAGCCACCTGCCTAATAGCCGCTAGCATTTTATGGTTGCGCGAGCACTACCGCACGCACACAAGCCATGGCGCTCCCGCGCTAGCACTCGGCGGCATTATCTTGCTATATGGCGCGGGCCTAGCATTGGCCCAAGTTTCATGGACACAAGCCAAACCACACAAAATTAGCATTGGTTTGATGCAACCCAACATCCCACAAGAACATAAATGGGAACCCAGCTATTACAGCCAAACGCTCGATACCTTTAGTGAACTCAGCGAGCCATTGTGGGAACTAGACTGGGTTATCTGGCCTGAAGCGGCTATCCCATACCCTTACCATCAAGCCGCCCCCCTGCTCGATCAAATCGATCAATACAGTAAAACGCTAGGTACCGTATTTATTACGGGCATCATTTATGACGACTACGAGGCCTACAAATACTACAACGCCATTATTGCCCGCGGCGCAGGTAGTGGTGAGTATTTCAAACAACGGTTAGTCCCCTTTGGCGAATATGTACCTTTTGAAGAGCAACTCAGGGGCATTATTGCGTTTTTTAACCTCCCTACTTCGATTATTCATATTGGCCCTTTCAATAAAGCCGGCTTGAATGCCAATGGTGTACTTATAGCTGCAGCAATATGTTACGAAATTGTTTACCCCGACTTAATTGCCGAAATCTCTCGCGATAAGGATGTCATCCTTACTATTAGTAACGACGCATGGTTTGGCTATTCCAACGGCCCTTTACAGCACTTTGAAATGGCCCGTATGCGCGCGATTGAAACCGGACGCTATGTTATTCGGGCAACCAATAATGGGGTAAGCGGCTTTATTTCACCCAAAGGCGATGTCATCAAGCACGGTGGGCGATTTACCCGCGAGGCCATTGTCGGCGAAGTGCAACGCATGAAAGGCACCACCCCATTTATGGTTTGGCAATCATGGCCAATGGCTCTTACCTGCTTTTTTATTATTTTTTGTTGCGTTGTTCACCAACGATATAACAAGTTCGATGAATAA
- the nfuA gene encoding Fe-S biogenesis protein NfuA: protein MPNVNITESAQEYLAGLLEKQNCEGIAIRMFVSSPGTPQAETCIAYSRPGEEKDGDVKMQLNGFDAWFEGRSVPYLDDAKVDYSPDRMGGQLTIRAPNSKMPKINDDSPIEDIINYVLVNEVNPGLASHGGNVSLVEVTSDNFAVLKFGGGCQGCSAVDMTLKGGVEKTLMEKVPGLQGVKDITDHTDSSQAYYS from the coding sequence TTGCCTAACGTCAATATTACCGAGTCGGCGCAGGAGTACTTGGCGGGCTTGCTGGAAAAGCAAAATTGCGAGGGTATCGCGATTCGTATGTTTGTGTCTTCGCCAGGCACCCCGCAAGCCGAAACTTGCATAGCTTATAGTCGCCCAGGTGAAGAAAAAGACGGCGATGTCAAAATGCAGTTAAACGGTTTTGATGCATGGTTCGAGGGCCGTAGTGTTCCGTACTTGGATGATGCTAAGGTTGATTATTCGCCGGATCGCATGGGTGGGCAATTGACGATACGTGCGCCTAACTCAAAAATGCCAAAGATTAACGATGATAGCCCCATCGAAGATATTATTAATTATGTCTTGGTGAACGAGGTAAATCCTGGTTTGGCATCGCATGGTGGCAATGTAAGTTTGGTCGAGGTGACCAGTGATAACTTTGCAGTGTTAAAATTTGGCGGCGGCTGCCAAGGTTGTAGCGCTGTTGATATGACACTTAAAGGCGGCGTAGAAAAAACGCTAATGGAAAAAGTGCCGGGCCTTCAAGGTGTGAAAGATATTACTGATCATACCGATAGCTCGCAGGCGTACTACTCTTAA